One Clarias gariepinus isolate MV-2021 ecotype Netherlands chromosome 5, CGAR_prim_01v2, whole genome shotgun sequence genomic region harbors:
- the LOC128523735 gene encoding inhibitor of growth protein 1-like translates to MLNPAANGESVHVLSKYVDEYLDLVESLPLDLQRCVSLMRELDAKYQEVLRELNDVYEKHRLESDPVQRRRLLQHIQRSLALTQELGDEKLQIAGQMVELVENRTRQFEWQVELFQARQSSPESTVSVGSTASPAVMAVNVTPLPTPLMSLGKGGSDRKREETPGSGDKVSGKRARRQKSGSENRDNSNYGLEHDDETVSAVVTPKEKKPRTSSTTKKKKRSKSKQEREASPTDLPIDPNEPTYCLCEQVSYGEMICCDNDKCTIEWFHFSCVDLHHKPKGKWYCPKCRGDNEKTMDKTLERAKKERTYSR, encoded by the exons ATGCTGAACCCTGCTGCTAACGGGGAGTCTGTGCATGTGCTCTCGAAATACGTGGATGAATATCTGGACCTGGTGGAGTCTCTGCCTCTGGATCTACAGAGATGTGTTTCTCTAATGAGGGAACTGGATGCTAAATATCAGG AGGTCCTGAGGGAGCTGAACGATGTTTACGAGAAGCACAGGCTGGAATCGGATCCTGTCCAGAGGCGGCGTCTCCTTCAGCACATCCAGCGCTCCCTGGCTCTAACCCAAGAGCTGGGAGACGAGAAGCTCCAGATTGCGGGTCAGATGGTGGAGCTGGTGGAGAATCGCACCCGTCAGTTCGAGTGGCAAGTGGAGCTTTTCCAGGCACGTCAGAGTTCTCCGGAGAGCACCGTATCTGTTGGGAGCACTGCTTCGCCTGCGGTGATGGCGGTAAATGTGACGCCACTTCCCACGCCATTGATGTCTTTAGGGAAAGGCGGGTCAGACAGAAAGCGAGAGGAGACACCAGGGTCGGGCGATAAGGTGAGCGGGAAACGGGCGCGTAGGCAAAAGAGCGGCTCGGAAAACCGGGACAACTCGAATTACGGTCTGGAGCACGACGACGAGACTGTAAGTGCCGTCGTCACGCCGAAAGAGAAGAAGCCCAGGACGTCGTCAACGacgaaaaagaagaagaggtcAAAATCAAAACAGGAGAGAGAAGCCTCCCCGACCGACCTTCCCATCGACCCGAACGAGCCCACGTACTGCCTGTGCGAGCAGGTCTCCTACGGAGAGATGATCTGTTGCGATAACGACAAGTGTACCATCGAGTGGTTCCACTTCTCCTGCGTCGACCTGCACCACAAACCCAAGGGGAAGTGGTACTGCCCCAAGTGCAGAGGGGACAACGAGAAGACTATGGACAAAACCCTCGAGCGGGCTAAAAAGGAGAGAACCTATAGTAGAtag
- the LOC128524241 gene encoding ubiquitin-conjugating enzyme E2 A-like encodes MSTPARRRLMRDFKRLQEDPPAGVSGAPSENNIMMWNAVIFGPEGTPFEDGTFKLTVEFTEEYPNKPPTVRFVSKMFHPNVYADGSICLDILQNRWSPTYDVSSILTSIQSLLDEPNPNSPANSQAAQLYQENKREYEKRVSAIVEQSWRGS; translated from the exons ATGTCCACCCCCGCCCGCCGGAGACTCATGAGGGACTTCAAAAG actcCAGGAGGATCCTCCAGCCGGTGTGAGTGGAGCCCCATCAGAGAACAACATCATGATGTGGAACGCCGTCATATTCGG tccCGAGGGAACGCCGTTTGAAGATG gaacgTTTAAACTGACGGTGGAGTTCACAGAGGAATACCCCAACAAACCTCCAACCGTCAGATTCGTCTCCAAGATGTTCCACCCCAACG TGTATGCAGACGGGAGTATTTGTCTGGACATCCTCCAGAATCGTTGGAGCCCGACGTATGACGTGTCGTCCATCCTCACCTCCATccag TCTCTCCTGGACGAGCCAAACCCGAACAGTCCAGCCAACAGCCAGGCGGCGCAGCTGTACCAGGAGAACAAGCGCGAGTACGAGAAGCGGGTGTCGGCCATCGTCGAGCAGAGCTGGAGGGGCAGCTGA